The Synechocystis sp. PCC 7509 genome includes a window with the following:
- a CDS encoding cyanophycinase: MSESSGQLLIIGGAEDKEGDCKILREFVRRAGGVNARIVVMTVATEMPREVGENYIKVFERLGAEDIRIVDTVQREDASSSTYLEAVNNATGVFFTGGDQSRITSILKDTEIDAAIHKRYQEGIIVAGTSAGAAMMPDVMIVDGDSETNPRVNVVEMAPGMGFLPGIVIDQHFLQRGRLGRLLSALAQQPAVLGIGIDENTSILVQNNKLQVVGEGAVTIVDVADIVHTNIGEILKDEALAICGAKLHILPDGYKFDLGSRKPIVEELLEREVATANA; encoded by the coding sequence GTGAGTGAAAGCAGTGGACAGCTATTAATTATTGGTGGTGCAGAAGACAAAGAGGGAGATTGTAAAATCTTACGAGAATTTGTCCGTCGTGCTGGGGGTGTGAATGCGCGTATCGTCGTTATGACAGTAGCCACAGAAATGCCTAGAGAAGTAGGAGAAAACTACATTAAAGTATTTGAGCGCTTAGGAGCGGAAGATATTCGCATAGTTGATACTGTTCAGCGCGAAGATGCAAGCTCATCTACTTATTTAGAAGCAGTAAACAATGCTACAGGCGTATTTTTTACTGGCGGCGATCAATCTCGCATTACCAGCATACTCAAAGATACCGAAATCGACGCAGCGATTCACAAACGCTATCAAGAAGGAATCATAGTTGCGGGTACAAGTGCGGGTGCGGCGATGATGCCTGACGTAATGATTGTTGATGGAGATTCCGAAACAAATCCCCGCGTTAATGTCGTAGAAATGGCTCCAGGTATGGGTTTTCTCCCCGGAATAGTCATAGATCAACACTTTTTGCAACGCGGACGTTTGGGGCGCTTACTTTCGGCGTTAGCTCAACAACCCGCCGTTTTGGGTATCGGTATTGATGAAAATACTTCTATATTAGTGCAGAACAATAAATTGCAAGTAGTTGGAGAAGGCGCTGTAACTATCGTAGATGTTGCAGACATAGTTCATACAAATATCGGTGAAATCCTCAAAGATGAAGCCTTGGCAATTTGTGGAGCAAAGTTACACATTCTCCCCGATGGTTACAAGTTTGACTTAGGTTCGCGCAAGCCCATTGTTGAGGAGCTTCTCGAAAGAGAAGTAGCTACAGCCAACGCATAA
- a CDS encoding acetate--CoA ligase family protein produces the protein MVQAHSMETVRVNARKSDAFDIFNLKHYQGANPYLETGAMVFSFALTGYEEPLKIEEYLQIIGDYYPRMLNVEGGYNSYAQLFARTVAEVGQLDMGLHLDKWSCKPGEDESIIAVQSLHARTSRSVVYFVWDWFEAMTQNQQIVFDEQIKVIQDMFRRSVYGGPTVYALLRTAAVKDIPTFYLWDEGLMQYGYGKKQVRGIATTFDSDSHIDSDFTTRKDDCKAFLNTLGFPVPSGSIVTTREEAISVAKSIGYPVAVKPVVGHKGIGVTADVQDSEELKAAFSRAVKAIPDEQLTRVIVEKSVSGADFRLLCVNGRFVAATERRPAWVEGDGRLSIDELIERENRTKARRDTPTSALSKIQRDEAMELFLEEQGLSSDSVIEKGQTVYLRKVANLSAGGVSMDATSTVHPDNIVLAQDIAQHFRLTCLGIDAIARDLSKSWKAGGFGILEINSAPGIFMHLNPATGESVDVPARILETFFDSDNDGKIPLITFNLIGKEELEAIIDYILLQHPDWTIGAVCKEGVFINRSEKHLNKDYNSNVQNLLRNPKLDLLIAEYQGNILEREGMFYTDSNIVILDNPTDIEGMLARNIDGDGILVIKETNSISIKRQGLIEQYELGENEPFSRVYLKEIATIL, from the coding sequence ATGGTTCAAGCTCATAGCATGGAAACAGTTCGCGTCAATGCTAGAAAATCGGACGCATTTGATATATTCAATCTTAAACACTACCAAGGAGCAAACCCTTACTTAGAAACGGGAGCGATGGTATTTAGTTTCGCGCTAACAGGATACGAAGAACCTTTGAAAATTGAGGAGTATTTACAGATAATTGGCGATTATTATCCCCGAATGCTCAATGTTGAAGGTGGTTACAATTCCTACGCGCAATTGTTCGCCCGCACGGTAGCAGAAGTCGGACAGCTAGATATGGGTTTGCATTTGGATAAGTGGAGTTGCAAACCTGGAGAAGATGAATCAATTATTGCCGTGCAATCGCTCCACGCTAGAACAAGTAGGTCGGTAGTTTACTTTGTTTGGGACTGGTTTGAGGCGATGACGCAAAACCAGCAAATTGTATTTGACGAGCAAATTAAAGTAATTCAGGATATGTTTAGGCGCTCCGTTTACGGTGGCCCGACAGTGTATGCTTTGTTACGCACCGCCGCCGTTAAAGATATTCCTACTTTTTATCTGTGGGATGAAGGTTTGATGCAGTACGGCTATGGTAAAAAGCAAGTGCGCGGGATAGCTACAACTTTTGATAGCGATAGTCATATAGATTCAGACTTTACTACTCGTAAAGATGATTGCAAAGCTTTTTTAAATACTCTGGGCTTTCCTGTACCTAGTGGAAGTATTGTTACAACCCGTGAGGAAGCAATTTCTGTAGCTAAAAGTATCGGTTATCCGGTCGCTGTGAAGCCTGTAGTCGGGCATAAAGGGATTGGGGTAACGGCGGATGTTCAAGACTCGGAAGAATTGAAGGCGGCTTTTTCAAGGGCTGTAAAAGCGATTCCTGATGAGCAACTAACGCGGGTAATTGTCGAAAAAAGTGTTTCCGGGGCAGATTTTCGCTTGCTGTGTGTCAATGGTCGATTTGTCGCCGCTACGGAGCGCCGTCCTGCTTGGGTGGAAGGAGATGGAAGACTGAGTATTGATGAATTAATCGAGCGGGAAAATCGCACGAAAGCTCGCAGAGATACGCCAACTTCAGCGTTGAGTAAAATTCAGCGCGATGAGGCGATGGAGTTGTTTTTAGAAGAACAAGGTTTGAGTTCAGATAGTGTTATTGAGAAAGGACAGACGGTTTATCTGCGTAAAGTTGCTAATTTGTCTGCGGGTGGGGTGAGTATGGATGCAACCTCAACAGTACATCCTGATAACATTGTTTTGGCGCAAGATATTGCCCAGCATTTTAGATTAACTTGTTTGGGCATAGATGCGATCGCCCGTGATTTATCAAAATCTTGGAAAGCTGGCGGTTTCGGCATTTTAGAAATAAATTCAGCGCCGGGTATTTTTATGCACCTCAACCCCGCTACGGGAGAAAGTGTAGATGTTCCAGCGCGGATTTTGGAGACATTTTTTGATTCCGATAATGATGGCAAAATTCCCTTAATTACTTTTAACCTCATTGGCAAAGAAGAATTGGAGGCAATTATTGACTACATTCTTTTACAACATCCAGATTGGACAATTGGCGCAGTTTGCAAGGAAGGGGTATTTATCAATCGCTCTGAAAAACACCTAAATAAAGACTACAACAGCAACGTGCAAAACTTGCTCCGCAATCCCAAGCTTGACTTACTAATTGCTGAATATCAGGGAAATATTCTCGAAAGAGAGGGGATGTTTTACACAGATAGCAACATCGTAATTTTGGATAATCCCACCGATATAGAAGGGATGTTAGCGCGAAACATTGACGGAGATGGAATTTTGGTAATTAAGGAGACTAATAGTATCTCTATTAAACGCCAAGGTTTGATCGAACAATACGAACTTGGGGAAAACGAGCCATTTTCTCGCGTCTACCTCAAAGAAATTGCTACTATTTTGTAG